The genomic stretch ACAAGCTTCATTTCACTTACTCCTCACAGCTACCACAACACACAGTTCACAGACAAAGAACCTGAGGCGCACAGAGTAGAATGAATATGCTCGGCCTCAGTCAATTAATAGAACTAGAATCAAAACCCAAGGCTTAGGATGCCTGAAGATCTTTCTTCTTCCTAGGGCTCTCCATATAGGCAGCTCAGCTCACTTCTGTTGTGTGGGATTTCATCATTCTCTGTTTCCactgaatttttccatttattctcttccccctgcccacAACTCAGTCCTCATAACTCCTCATTCCCTTTCATACTCAGAAACTGCCCCACTAAACTTGATCTCTCTCCAAAGCTCATGcactctctcccctccctgctcTAGCCCTCACTCTTCTCTATACCCTGTCTTTCCCCAACTTCCCTGATGAACTCCTACTCAAGCTTCAAGTTTTGTGTTACAGTTTCTCCACAAAAAAGTTGGTGACTCTTTTTGTCTTTTCGTAGCATCCTATCTTTCCCTTACCATAAACCTTACCACTCTCTATGGTAATTATTTAAGTTATTATTTTCTCTGTCTGAAGCATGAGTCCCATAAAAGTAGAAACTGTGTCTAACTTCTTTGCCATAAAGCCCTAACACTCAGCAGAATGCCTTACACATAGTAAGGACACAATTCAGACTTTCAAATAGAGATGAAAAGATTACACCTAGTATTTGATGAGCTGTTCTCACAAAGAAAATCTTCATATAACTAGTCCAGAGTTCCTCAGATATCAACCAGTTGCCTTCTTTGCTTTCACATGTTAACATCGGCCTCATCTTCTAAACTGCTTTTTCAAACTAATTCATATTTTCTCATGAAAACTTATAATatacaggaaaacaaacaaaaaggaagctTGAGAGTAAGCACAGAACAAGGACAAATGCTTCTCTGAGACTCAGTGCAGCTCTGCCCTGCTGTTGTTGGGCATCTCCTAAGTCCTCAGAGCCCCAGTTTATAAAATTGAGAAGAAATAAGATGACACAACTTGCAAGGCTGCAAGGTTGCTAGCAGAGAacttaaaaatgttattattattactcatGTTTTGCCAATCCAATATTTATCCAAAAGTCTTGTTTTATAAAGGGATCACAGTGTGCATTCCACCATAAACTGATGGGTTGGTTGGTTTGTCAGTTGGTTTTTAATTTCTCTAGGTTCTGTATAAATTAACTCAAGTTGATAATGATAGGTGCAGTGTTCTCTGATCTTTGAAATGTCATCTTAAGAGGGAAAAAGGCATAGCTATGGAAAGTACTGCATCCTTAAAGAACATTGTGATTAAACCTCACAataagagaaatgacccaagccttgtatgcacatgtgaataataaaagaagaaaaaaaacctcacaataaGGAATCAGCTAATTTAACATGATCTCTATTCCAGTGACTGTGAAAGACTGCCTCCTGCTGCAAATTCTATGTGAATGTTACCAACTTGAAATTTTGTGGTCACCTAGTCCCACAATTCTGCTTTTCTCTCAGTTGCACCCCCTCCAAAAGAGCCTTCCCAAGATAAATTTGTCACAAGTCAATTCTTACTCCTCTATTCTGTGATACCCTTCTAATCTGACCGACTTCCCTGGTGACCCCGGGCCAGAGCAGGAGGGACTGTCCAGAAAAATCTACAGTATCCTTTGCCACCAGAAACTGACCAGTGTGGTTCAAGTTGACCTGAGTAAGGCAGGTCTCTCACACACAAGTTGGCCCAATCAAAACACAGCCACCATTCTTTTAATAATTCAAGTTTAATCTGTCCAAGACTGTAAGCACTGGTCACTAGAGGCTACTTAAATGTAAATTtatcttaattaaaataaaatattcaatgagTTTCTCAACCTCACCAATCATTTCAAGTGTTTAATAACCATAAGTAGCAAGTAGCCACTCCAGAAAGTTCTAATGTGAAGTATTTCTTTAGCTGTACAGAGCTGATGTCTACTAAATGATGACTAATTACAGACCATGATAACAGAGAAGTTTACAGAGGGTTTAGTATCATAGGTTTCTTTTCCACATTTGGTATATCCATGCTTAATTTTAACTatttgtgaaagaaataaaattccaatATTTTAATCACAGTTCAAAAGGGCATAGATGCGTGAGTCTTCTTGTGAGTCAAGAGACAAAAGGATTTCAGCAAGGATACTGCAGCTCTGGACTCCTTAAGTGTGTTACCAGCAACAGTCACAGAGGAATTAACTAAGAGTACATCAGTCCATTGGGGAATTCTGTAgtctggaagaaagaaatatctgtTTGACTAAGGTATATTGGCATGGGAACACTTTGAGGAAGGAAAGATTGTCTTCCAAAGACTCATTAACCCAAGATTCCCAGTATCCCTTCTGTTTTACCACAGATCTTCTAAAGTACTAAGAAAGTTTCCCACCAATAGATACATGATCAAGCAGTTTGGTGTATCCAGAGTTGAATGACTTCACCAGGCATTACAAAGATTATACCTGGATTATGGGTGTTGGGACTGGAGGACCCATAGGCATTACAGAGGCCATTTCAGACTCCCAGTTGCACTAACAAACAGGAATAATGAAGATGGACTGCGCTGTTGACTGCAGTGATCTATCATCATTACAACAGAGAAATAGGACTGTTGCTAAACAATGGGGACAGGAATTAGACTTAGAACATAGGAACTTTCTAGAGCACTATATCTTGTGTCATAGAAGATTACAGCAACCAATACAGAGAGTCACCAAGAGTTCACACAGCTCATATGCCTCAGAACAGAGGATTTTAGAATAGTCTACCacatttttggggggaagggattGTTTCTATCtttctaaaaattcatttatttatttttattattgtgctgggggtacattgtgatatttacaaaagttcaatttatcatagttgaattcaccccctcaatcattctcctttatccttcctctccccattactggagtagtttcaaaaggtttcatttttccattttcatatgtgagtacataatattaaaaaaaaagcactaagTAGCTGATAGATTGttatcagaaagaaaagagggaagatgGCAAATTAGAAATGACCACCACATTCCAGCATCTCCATAAACCTGAAAAAAACCCTCAACTACATAGCTAACAAGGAAAGGTGGGTAATTTAATAAGGTACTTGAAAacaccagtttaaaaaaaaaacagactagcGGAAATCAAGAAATATGGGACATTTgatctataaaagaaacaaagggaaatatTTGCTCCAGTGGAGCCCAGAGCAGCCTACAGGGCCAATCCTCAATGTGTAAAGAGAGCCCCCCAGGCAACAAACGTCTCTGTAGATGACTGGGAACTAACCAATTAACCAGAGTAGACCCTGGGTCCCCAACTGGGGCAAAAGTCCTCCAGCACAGAGCAAAATGTCCTAAGCCAAGCTTGGGTCCCCTGCCCAAGGTGAAACCCCTCTAGCACCACCAAGTTATAAATTGAGCATCTAGCAGCAATCACAATCATTCCTGAGAAAAAGCAGGAGCTACCTGGCATTCTGACTCACCTTCCCAGGGTGAGGAGTAGGCCCAATGACTTAGCAAAAGAGGGCATTCTTAGCAGAGTGCAGCCTGACCCACCAGTGATGTTTGGAAGTCACCCCCTCACAGTTGTTGCAACACATATGCCTGAAACAGCCTCACCCCCAGAGCAGCCCCATCCAGCAGAATCCCTGCTATTCCACAGGACCTTCCATGCCCTCCATCCAGCTGCTGCTCCTGGCCCAGAGCCTAAACTGACCACCAACCACTAAATCAGGTGGTTCCAGAGGGGAATGTCAGGTAACCCAGAGAGAACCACAGATGAAACAGAGAGCCAGAGATTGAAGAACTCCTTCTGCCCTGACTGGGCACAACTGGAAGACACTCTCCTCaacaaggaagaagtacaaacttttattttaactttttcaaacttcattttatttcactttgtttattgtgtttttcttaattttttctgcCCTTTTTCATTCCCTGAGTCTATTGTCTTTCTCCACAATAATTATACTGTATTCTCACACTCTATTATTGCATATACCCTCATCTCATACACTTCACCCCCAACTCtacatcttctttttttccttccctcacctcccttccttttacttcttcattcTTAACTTTGATACCTTCAGTATTTTCTAAAACACTAGCATACTCTACATTAGTTCTGTTTGTATATACCATTATTAGGGGTGTAATTAATGTTCTCAATGACTCCctacttcatttaaatatttggtttggttttgaattgCTGATTTTGTTATTGCTGAGATATACTCAAAGTCAGGTAGTGAGAAATTGCACATTAACCCTGCCAGATCATTGAGAACACTTCAACTGAAAGATTACAGGTAATTAAAACCTCCGACCTGTGACTTGACCTCAGCTGCACAAATCCCAATGTAGAAACgtaagaaatatggaaaaagagGTAATATGACTCTTCAAAAAGATAGTAACCCACAATAAAGTACATGAATAATAGTGAAGTgaataaaatctcaaaaaatgAGCTCAGGGCTAGaggcttagctcaagtggtagagtacctgcctctcaagcatgaagccctgagttcaaaccttagtaccaacaaaaaacaaactttaagaAAAGCTCAAAAAAGATGATAAGagaacacatatataaacacctgAATGGATTTGAAGAGAATACAAATGAACAgctgaatgaactcaaagagaattcaaataaatagctaaataaggaagacaatgcagaatatgaaaaatgcaaaaattctcaataaaatacttgcaaaccaaattcaacaacacattaataATATCATATATCatgatcaagttagtttcatttCAGGAATACAAGGTGGTTCCACACATGCAAATCAATTAAACATAACACAGCACATAaagagaataaagacaaaaatcacatgatcatctctaaagatgaagaaaaggcttttgacaaaattcaacatcccttcgtaattaaaaaaaaaagccctgaagaaactaggaatagaagggaatgtgcctcaacatcaCAAAGTCTATAAACAACAATTCTATAgtaaacattgtgctaaatgggaaaaaactgaagccattccccttaaagtcaagaatgagacaagggtgtccactatctccactcttatgcAATGTTGCACTTGaacttctagccagagcaataaggcaagagaaaaaaataaaaggaatacaaataggaaaggaggaagtcaaattatccctatttacagatgatttgatcctatacttaaaagactgaTTAATACTTTTACcaaagtagaaggatacaaaatcagtagcttttctacatgtcaataatgaacaagctgagaaagaaattagaaaaacaattccattcacaatagcctttcAAAAAAATATCCCGGAATAAACTTAcgtaaggaggtgaaagacctctataatgaaactataaaacagcaaataaagaaattgaaaaagacactagACGATGGAAAAactttccatgctcatggattggcagaattaatgttgtgaaaatagctgtactaccaaaagcaaggtacagattcaatgcaatctccttaaaatcccaatgtcattctttacagaaatagataAATCAATCCCAAAAtccatatggaagcataaaagaccccaaaaagcCAAAATGACCCTGAGCAAAAAAAGTAATGTTGGAGTTATCATAATAGTGAACTTCAAAAtgtactacaaagccatagtaagaaaaacagcatggtacaaaAATAGGCACATAGGAAATGGAATAGAATTCCCACATAGTTACAGCCATCTGATCTctgacaaagctgccaaaaacatacagtggagaaaagagagcctcttcatcaaatgttATTGGGAAAATGGGATATCctcatatagaagactgaaactagacccctatctctcagcctgtacaaaaaccaattcaaaatagatcaaaaaccttaaagacctgaaactacaggaaaacacttgaatatataggcaattattttctgaataggatttcaattgcttaggaaataaaagaagaactGAATAATGGGATTGCTCCAAATTGAAAAGCTTCCACACATCAAAGGGCCATCGGCTgcagtcctcctgtttatgcttcccacacagGAGAATCATAGGTataaaccaccatacccagttattgattgagacggggtctcactaactttttgcccaggctggcttcaatccCTAATCCTCTAGATCAccacctcccatgtagttgggattacaggcatgagccaccagggccctctcactttcaccacttttattcaatatagcacTAGAAGTCCTGACCAGTGCAATTAggcaacagaaaggaaaaaagggcatccaaattggaaaggaggAAGACAAATTAACCCTGTTTCAAATGACATGGTCACTTATATGGAAAAAAGAAGCCACCAAAAAAATCATTAGAACtgataaattcagtaaagttgcagaatacaaaataaatacacaaaaacagTATAATTTCAATATGCCAATagcaaactaaaaaaagaaataaataaggcaatcttattcacaatatctacaaaattaaaatatttagtaataaatTTAGCCAAGGAGTTGAAAGGCTGGAaacatagctcaagcagtagtgcaccTGTTTTGcaaccacaaagccctgaattcaaaccccagtcccaccaaaaagtaaaaggaGTTGAAAATGGAAATAGATCTTGTATTCATGCATTAGAACTAATATTGTTAAAACTTTCATACTACCCAAAGTAACCtgcagattcagtgcaatccctatccTGAAACTTGTACGGAGCTACagagaccccaaatagccaaagcaatcttttcttttcacttggtgggactggggtttgaaccaagggcttcgcacttgcaaagaaGACACTCCactatttgaaccacacctccagtccttttcattctggctattttgaagaggagccttgtgaactatttgcctgggctggcctcaaacctcatcctcccgatctcagcctcctgagtagttaggattgcaagcatgagccactggtgccccagCTTTCCAAAGCAATCTTGTAAAGGGTTTTTGTTGtattgttttggtggcactgggatttgaactcagggcctcacatttgctaggcaggtactcttactacttgagccactccaccagtcccttgccaaagcaatcttgagcaaataataataataataataaagctggaggtatcacacaaCCTGACtacaaaatatactacaaagctatcGTAGCAAAACAGCAGGGCACTGGTATAAGAGCAGGCACTTTGAGAACCCAGATAGAAATCTACACATTTACAGTCAACTGGTTTTCTACAAAGGTGCCAAGAATACAAATGGGCAGAGGACAGTCCCTTCTGTaaatagtgttgggaaaactagatatacACAGGCAGAAAAATGACCCTAGTTTCCTGTCTTtcacaatatatgaaaatcaactcaaaattaaTTAAAGCCTTATATATAAGAGtcaaaactctgaaactactagaagaaaacatagggcaaACACTTCATGACATTGTACTAGGCAATGATATTTTGGATAAAACTTCAAAAACACAGGAAACGatagcaaaaatagacaaaaaacaaaaaggtttcTTCAcggcaaagaaaacaaagagcaaagAGACAACTGATAGAATGGGAGCAACATTTGCAAACTATGCATCTGACAAGGAGTTAATATTCAtgtaaggaactcaaacaactcaataccAAAACCCACAAAaagtccaatttaaaaatggacccAAAAACAATTCTCAAAGTTAGCATACATATGGCCAAGAGGAATATGAGAAATGCTCCCTGTcatcagggaaattcaaatcaaaaccatggtGAGAGGTTATCTCACCCCAGAGAGAATAGCTATTACCAAAAGACAgaaaccaggtgtggtagtacacacctgtaatcacggCTAGTCCCAGGCCAGTCCTGGGAAaaaccttgagaccctatctgaaaaataactatataactaaagcagaaaaggactcggagtggaagagtgcctacttagcaagcacaagaccctaatgTTAGAACCCAAtattgccaaaaggaaaaaaaaaaagattaaaacaacaaatcccggtaaggaaaggatgtagagaAAGGTGAATGTAAGTTCTCacattcctcaaaaaagtaaaactagatgtcattcagcaatcccactgctaAGCATAGATCTCAAGGAACTgaagttgttttttaaatctataacTATAATTCACCAAAtaacaaatcaaagaaaaaatatgattatCCTGAGAGgtacaaaaaaatcattttacaaaCTTCAATACGTATTCATGGCATTTTAAGGTCTTTGGCATGCTGGGAATATAAGGCAATATTCCTAACAAAAGGAAGCACTGCAGGGTAAACCATTCTTCAGTGGAGGAagggtggcagtactgggaattgaattcagagcctcacacttgctaggcaggtgtatagtatacatctttttttttacactactggagtttgaactcagggcctcaagcttgctaggcaggtgctctaccacttaagctactcccaCAGCCCTATACTATTCTTAAAGCTGAAACCATCATAAGGAGTCCTATAAAATCTGCACAAAGGATGGAAAGGATAAATATAATTAAGATATaagcagttttgtaaatgtcacaatgtactcccagtacaataataatataataatttttaaataaaatttacaaaaagatAGAGATGATCACTACACTGCTTCTAGTCCACATGTGCTTGAGATCCTAATTACAgcaataagtttttaaattttaaatttaaagcatTCATAATTGAAAAAGAAGGCACAAAACTGTCATTAGTCACAGATGATTATTGTCTctttaaaaaggcaaaaggaaccacataaaatttattagaaagaacAAGAGGGGacaggggaatggctcaagtggtagagcacctgcctagcaaacaccaggccctgggttcaacacccagtaccacaaaaaaaaatctgctagaaATAACAAGAGGCTATAGGAAGGTGGCTGGatataagataaatgtataacATAAATTGCATGTTTGTATAccagaaaaaacagaaagaaatacaatGTTTAAAGACAGCATTTacactggaagcatggcttaagtggtagagttcctgcctagcaattacaatccctgagttcaaaccccagtatcaccaataaaGACACCAtttacaataatataaaaatgtaaataacattGTAATGTCTGTACAAGAAACATCAGAAACCTTTCTTGGAAAGGATTCATGAAGACCAAAATAGACAGAAAATTATATACCAAAGACAATGCTGTAAGGATACCATTCATCTCAAGTTGATTTATAGATCCAATACAACTCAAATCAATGTCCCAGATGGGTTTTCTAAAGAACTTATTAAGATGACTCTGAAACTTATATAGAAAGTGCAAAACCCTAAGATAATATAAAGTTCAAGAGGTTAAGTGTGGCTTTAAAGCAGGAAAATACAGTGAagtgaaaaaataactaagaaacaATTCCACCTATACAAGTAAAGTTATTATATATTATTGTAGCGACCCATGGTGGTGTGCCCATctactcccagcacttgggaagctgaggtgggaggattactTGAGCTCAAGAATTTGAGAggagcctgggcaacatagtaagacactGTCGCAAAAAATGAAGTATATGACTGAATAAAAGATGAACTCACTAATAAACAGGTCTGGAGTCACtggaaaaatggaaaaggatccttatttcatattttaccaAAAGAAATCAATGTCAGGTAATTTTACGTTATAAGTGTGAGTCAAAATTTCAAAACTTATGAAACAAGATGGACTCAAGATGTCCCCATGTTTCTAGGTGGTATAGTGTATTGTTTAAAAACATAAACTctgaactgggtgtggtggtgtcagcctataatcccagtactcaggaagctgaggtagaaaGATGCAAGTTCGAGGTTCCAAGCCaccctggctacatagcaaggccttgTCTccaaagcacaaaacaaaacaaaatacataaactctgaagccaagttcaaatcaGATGTCCAGCACataatagataaatgaacttGTATGTATAACTTAACctttgtctcagtttcttcatctgtcaaTGATGATAAAAAAATGTATCTATCTCATGGAGTCTGTGTGATCATTAAATGATTTAGTCTATATAAACTACTTAAAGCAGTCTCTCATGAAGGAAGAACTTTAATGGTTATAACCAACCTATTACACTTAATACTGGGATTATTGCATTGTTTCTGGAGTTCCAAGATCACGTTTTCACTGCTGTAGAAGGTCAAAGAATGGAAAGGAAGCAATTCTTAAATTCCTTGCTTTAATGGTTCAACCCTCTATGGTTAAACATATGCAAAAGCTCTGATCCTTAAGTTTCTATGGTTTCAACATGTGCACAGGACTCACTATCAGGGGTCTAATCGGTCTGGGACCTTCAGCTTCATGGCTGGGTACTCAAGCACTCAGTGTTCAACTCAACACCCAGTAATACCCAATCCTGGCCCTTGGGGTAGGTGGGCTCAGTCCTCTCAAGTATCAAGTCCAAAATATAACAGCTGTCAACACCAGGACTTTCCTACCTGCTGTTtggtgcaccatcatgcctgctAAGCTGGCACTTTTTCTAAAGTTCTTCATCTTCTGCTCACTAACCACCCCAATACTGAGTGGTATGACAAGAATTTCTGAGATGATATGTGGAAAATTCAAAGGTAGGAAATCAAGGCAGAAAATAAATCCAGAGACCAATTATGAGTGAGGAAGGTGATAAAAGAAGTGTGCCATCTAGGTGAGTCAGGAAGGTCCTCTTTTATGGCAACACCCATAGACCCTTAATCCTATGACTCAAGGCACTACTTACACTGGGGGCTGTGGATAtttggtaagaaaaaaaatacaattgtaAATAAGTCCTTTCTAGATAGATCTTTTGTATGAGGTTCAAAATACTGAAAGTATTTTTGAGGTGGCAAATATGACCTTATGCAAAGGCACAATTTTTGAAAAGAGGGGAGCAAAAGTGAAGAGAAATTCATGATGACAGGTGTGTAGCATGGAATTAGGCTCCAGGTATGGTTAGGTCAGGACCAGAGTTTGATCCTTCTGGAAGACCTTTAGTTCTGCTTCTGGCATGGACCTTGTCTTTAGGTGACCTTTTCCTATTCCATGACTAGGACATTCTAAGAAGCATTTTGAATTAGGGAGGGGTGTGACAAATTTCAAAAAGGTTAGACTCCcaacaggagagagaaatgggaaaggaaaagatactgtGTGGGGAGAGATGTGGAAGTAAGCTAAGTATACATGTTTGATGACATCATCATGAAACCCACCAAGCACTGCATAAAAAGGGggagggaatgggaatataatggagggggtgaacttgttcaaagtgcactgtacacatgtatggaattacctcAATGAAACCTGTTTTATTGATATATACTAATTCAAAACATAACAGAactatgaaagagagaaagagagagaaggaaggaaggaaggaagaaggaaaggaaggaagggagagagagggtggaagggagggaggtagggagggagaggggaaggaaaagaggtcAGACCTTTCAGGAGTATGCCTGAGGATGAGAGAACAAGACTTGTAGActactggtagagtggctcaagtggtagtgtgcctgcctataaagagtgaggccatgagttcaatttccagtaccaaaaaaaaagaattgtagaCTGAGGAAATGGAGGCCTTTTCAATATCTGGGCTCTGGACATATATAGAACTCCTGAGCATGCGGTCCCTGTTCAGATTCGCTTACGAAAGGCAGTGATGCTTTTCTCCATAGATCGTGTGTAGAGGCACAATGCTTCCAGAGCATGAGGAAGTGGTACAATCTATTCCTTTGGAGTCAGACTCCAAATTCTTCCCTGCCACTTAGCAGATGTGTGTCCTTGTACAAGTCACTAAACCCACTTACCATCTCTTATCACCACATTCCCCATGTGTAAAATGAAGATTGGAAAAGCACTTACTTCAGAGGGTGTCTGTATGAAATAAGATTATGCATGCAAATGTGCCTAAATAGCTGGTTTTGCCAGAGATTAAATTCTAGACTGGCTGCTTGAGTGAGATAAGCAACAATCGCTGGGTTGGCAATACAACCATGATTGTGGCTATTTCAACCACTTACACCCAAAAATGGAAGGGTCATCTCTGGGAAggcaagaaaggaagagaagatatGGTAGATGGGTGAGAGCCCCCCTCCCCAGCATGGTTACGTAACTTGGAATGCAGCAGGCATAGTTAGCAGAATTTTAAGGTGTGGATATTATAATTAGTGTATGAGAACTGGGAGTACATGTTCTAAATTGTATGTCCTAAGCAGCAGTGAAGCAGATAAGAAACTACAGGTATGGAGAGGAAGAATAACATGCCTTAAGGAACCGTTAGATGTGAAATGTGGAGAACCTCACCACTTTACACAAGCCTGTGGTGGAACCTCCTTTTCACACAGTCCAGTACTTTTCCAAGTCACTGCCTAGGACCATAACCTGAGTCGCAAACAATTTGCGTTGCACAAGGCAatctggcagagtgattcaaggtCCAAGAGAAAAGCAGGTATCTGTCAGTGACTCTGAATATGAGCATGTCTCCAAGCTAATATAaggagttttttatttttgggggtgctggtgtttgaacttagggcctcatgcttgctaggcaggtgctctatcacttgagccattcttccagccctAATGTGAGGAATTTTTAAGGGCTCATAAAGACAAACCTTCCTGCTTGCACTCTAACTATCTCTTCCTAACCTTCTCATACAGATCCCTGCATATTGCCTATGGATCCTGGCAGCTGCTATGAAATTCACTTTAGATATTTCTACAACAAAACCTCTGATACCTGTAACAGTTTTCTCTTCAGTGGCTGCGATGGCAACCTTAACAACTTCCATCTTAAAATAGAATGTCAAGTGGCCTGTGTTAAAAAACCCAAAGTGTAAGGAATCCAGTTCTATCCTTGGTCTTTTGGGGAATGACAGGCTTTAAGATCTCAGGTTAGAGAAAATCAGTTAGGTGATAGCCCTGTTTTGGGATGGAATACAGGAAGATTGTTCAAACTAAAAGTTTAACAAGTTAAGA from Castor canadensis chromosome 5, mCasCan1.hap1v2, whole genome shotgun sequence encodes the following:
- the Spint4 gene encoding kunitz-type protease inhibitor 4 encodes the protein MPAKLALFLKFFIFCSLTTPILSGMTRISEMICGKFKDPCILPMDPGSCYEIHFRYFYNKTSDTCNSFLFSGCDGNLNNFHLKIECQVACVKKPKV